A single region of the Novosphingobium sp. genome encodes:
- a CDS encoding muconate/chloromuconate family cycloisomerase: protein MAKLAHIDSFIVDLPTIRPHILAMATMHAQSMVLLRLTDSDGIEGIGEGTTIGGLSYGEESPEGIKLAIDTYITPLLQGQDLSRVGAVMARIGKHVAGNHIAKCAVETALLDMQGKRLGVPVSELIGGGRRREAFPVAWTLASGDTARDIEEAEAMLEARRHAIFKLKIGKRSVKADVAHVAAIKRALGDRASVRVDVNQGWSEAQADRGMALLQDAGVDLVEQPIAKLNVAAMARLSAKHVIPLMADEALHGPLEAFDIAARAGARIYAVKIAQSGGLLPAHAVGMIADAAGIGLYGGTMLEGTVGTAASAHVFATFPDLEWGTELFGPLLLTDDIVTRPLIYADFQLQVPTAPGIGVAFDEDKLAAFRRDATKTQHGSAALQGA, encoded by the coding sequence ATGGCCAAGCTGGCCCACATCGACAGTTTCATCGTGGATTTGCCCACGATCCGTCCGCATATCCTGGCGATGGCCACCATGCATGCCCAATCGATGGTGCTGCTGCGGCTGACCGACAGCGACGGGATCGAGGGGATCGGTGAGGGCACCACCATCGGCGGCTTGAGCTATGGCGAGGAGAGCCCCGAAGGCATCAAGCTGGCCATCGATACCTATATTACGCCCCTTCTGCAGGGTCAGGACCTGAGCCGGGTCGGCGCGGTGATGGCCCGCATCGGCAAGCATGTCGCGGGCAATCACATCGCCAAATGCGCGGTCGAAACCGCGCTGCTGGATATGCAGGGCAAGCGTCTGGGGGTGCCCGTCTCGGAACTGATCGGCGGCGGTCGTCGTCGCGAAGCCTTCCCCGTCGCCTGGACTCTGGCCAGCGGCGATACCGCGCGCGACATCGAGGAGGCCGAGGCCATGCTCGAGGCGCGGCGGCACGCCATCTTCAAGCTCAAGATCGGCAAGCGCAGCGTCAAGGCCGATGTCGCCCATGTCGCCGCCATCAAGCGCGCCCTTGGTGACCGCGCCAGCGTGCGGGTCGATGTCAACCAGGGCTGGAGCGAGGCTCAGGCCGATCGCGGCATGGCCCTGCTTCAGGATGCGGGCGTCGATCTGGTCGAGCAGCCCATCGCCAAGCTCAATGTGGCGGCGATGGCGCGGCTCTCGGCCAAACACGTCATTCCGCTGATGGCCGACGAGGCGCTGCACGGGCCGCTGGAGGCCTTCGATATTGCCGCGCGCGCGGGTGCCCGGATCTATGCGGTGAAGATCGCCCAGTCCGGCGGTCTGCTGCCCGCTCATGCCGTGGGCATGATCGCCGATGCGGCCGGTATCGGTCTCTATGGTGGCACGATGCTGGAAGGCACCGTCGGCACGGCGGCCTCGGCCCATGTCTTTGCCACCTTTCCGGACCTGGAATGGGGCACCGAACTCTTCGGCCCGCTGCTGCTGACCGACGACATCGTCACCCGGCCGCTGATCTATGCCGACTTCCAGCTCCAGGTGCCGACAGCTCCGGGGATCGGGGTCGCCTTCGACGAGGACAAGCTCGCGGCCTTCCGCCGCGATGCCACCAAAACTCAACATGGCAGCGCCGCGCTGCAGGGAGCCTGA
- the catC gene encoding muconolactone Delta-isomerase yields the protein MLFKVEMTVRVPLGFDPEEFERLKAKEKAFSQDLQRQGIWRHIWRVAGLYANVSIFDVRDNAHLHELLMALPLYPFMDIAVTALCRHPSAIHEDDR from the coding sequence ATGCTGTTCAAGGTCGAGATGACTGTCCGCGTCCCGCTGGGTTTCGACCCCGAGGAATTCGAGCGCCTGAAGGCGAAGGAAAAGGCCTTCTCGCAGGATCTGCAGCGCCAGGGGATCTGGCGCCATATCTGGCGGGTTGCGGGCCTCTACGCGAATGTCTCCATCTTCGACGTGCGCGACAACGCCCATCTGCACGAGCTGCTGATGGCCCTGCCGCTCTACCCCTTCATGGACATCGCCGTGACGGCGCTGTGCCGCCACCCCTCGGCCATTCACGAGGATGACCGCTGA
- a CDS encoding dioxygenase: protein MTEDFIQTPAIQTLLDRASGRNEPKGDVRLKAIMRDLLEASMAIIVRHDISESEFWGAVNYLARSGPEMGLLAAGTGLEHFMDLFLDAKDTEAGLSGGTPRTIEGPLYVAGAPLVDGSGEVNLTDDPDDTTTLLMGGRVTDPQGNPVKDAILHVWHANSQGWYSHFDPTTEQTPFNNRRRIKLGADGKYAFRSKMPNGYSVPPGGATDTLMSALGRHGHRPAHVHFFVEAPGYRTLTTQINFGDDPFAADDFAFGTREGLLPVPNRQGDTAHIGFDFVLQHAHDKGEEEFSTRARAVA, encoded by the coding sequence GTGACAGAAGATTTCATCCAGACCCCCGCCATACAGACTCTGCTCGACCGGGCCAGCGGCCGCAACGAACCCAAGGGCGATGTCCGTCTCAAGGCGATCATGCGCGATCTGCTCGAAGCGTCGATGGCGATCATCGTGCGCCATGACATCTCGGAGAGCGAGTTCTGGGGCGCGGTCAACTATCTGGCCCGGAGCGGTCCGGAAATGGGCCTGCTGGCCGCCGGCACCGGTCTTGAACACTTCATGGATCTGTTCCTCGACGCCAAGGATACCGAGGCCGGCCTGTCGGGCGGCACGCCGCGCACCATCGAGGGGCCGCTCTATGTCGCGGGCGCACCGCTGGTCGATGGCAGCGGCGAGGTCAATCTCACCGACGATCCCGATGACACCACGACGCTGCTGATGGGAGGCCGCGTCACCGATCCCCAGGGCAATCCGGTGAAGGACGCCATCCTGCATGTGTGGCATGCCAATTCGCAGGGCTGGTACTCGCATTTCGATCCGACCACCGAGCAGACGCCCTTCAACAACCGCCGCCGCATCAAGCTGGGCGCCGATGGCAAATATGCCTTCCGCTCGAAGATGCCCAATGGCTATTCGGTGCCGCCGGGCGGCGCGACCGACACGCTGATGAGCGCGCTGGGCCGCCATGGCCATCGCCCCGCCCATGTCCATTTCTTTGTCGAGGCGCCGGGCTATCGCACGCTGACGACGCAGATCAACTTCGGCGACGATCCCTTCGCCGCCGACGATTTCGCCTTCGGCACGCGTGAAGGCCTGCTGCCGGTTCCCAACCGTCAGGGCGACACCGCGCATATCGGCTTCGATTTCGTGCTGCAGCACGCTCACGACAAGGGCGAGGAGGAATTCTCCACCCGCGCCCGCGCCGTGGCCTGA